The following proteins come from a genomic window of Pseudomonas hygromyciniae:
- the lolB gene encoding lipoprotein insertase outer membrane protein LolB, with translation MFLRHVIVFSFIALLAGCAGFGARESVEGQGNPAQWRQHKDQLSSIDGWQIEGKIGVRAPKDSGSGTLFWLQRQDYYDIRLSGPLGRGAARLTGRPGQVSLEVANQGRYEAPSPEALLEEQVGWKLPVSHLVWWVRGLPAPDSKSRLSLNGDSRLATLEQDGWQVEYLSYVEQSGYWLPERIKLHGSNLDVTLVIKDWQPRKLGQ, from the coding sequence ATGTTTTTGCGCCACGTCATCGTTTTCAGTTTTATCGCCCTGCTCGCCGGTTGTGCGGGCTTCGGTGCCCGTGAGTCCGTCGAAGGCCAGGGCAACCCGGCGCAATGGCGCCAGCACAAGGATCAGCTCAGCAGCATTGATGGCTGGCAGATCGAAGGCAAGATTGGCGTGCGCGCACCGAAGGATTCGGGCAGCGGCACCTTGTTCTGGCTGCAACGCCAGGACTATTACGACATCCGCCTCTCTGGCCCCCTGGGCCGTGGCGCTGCACGCCTGACCGGGCGACCGGGGCAAGTTAGCCTCGAAGTGGCCAACCAGGGCCGCTATGAAGCGCCATCACCGGAGGCATTGCTTGAAGAGCAGGTCGGTTGGAAGTTGCCGGTCTCACACCTGGTCTGGTGGGTTCGCGGTCTGCCCGCGCCAGACAGCAAGAGCCGCTTGAGCCTCAATGGCGATAGCCGCCTGGCCACCCTGGAACAGGATGGCTGGCAGGTTGAGTACCTCAGCTATGTGGAACAGAGCGGCTACTGGCTGCCCGAACGTATCAAGCTGCACGGCAGCAACCTTGACGTCACGCTGGTGATCAAGGACTGGCAACCACGCAAGCTGGGGCAGTGA
- a CDS encoding tetratricopeptide repeat protein: protein MNRSSALLLALAFLGGCQSMAPVSPQSPAPVEDSTPAPEKPKVYSSFSEETVFSLLSAELAGQRNRFDIALDNYVTQAINTQDPGISERAFRIAEYLGADQAALDTALIWAKNAPDDLEAQRAAAIQLARAGRYDDSMVYMEKVLQGKGDTHFDFLALSAADTDQDTRDGLMKSFDRLLQKHPSNGQLVFGKALLLQQDDEPQAALKLLEQNPPEEGEIAPLLLRARLLQSLNRGKEALPLLQKSIKKYPDDKRLRLTYARMLVEQDRMEDAKVEFASLVQQYPDDDELRYSLALVCLEAKAWEEAKGYLEDLIARESHVDSAHLNLGRIAEERDDPQGALIEYAQVGPGNDYLPAQLRQADILMNNGRTDEAEKRLAAARDAEPDYAIQLYLIQAETLSANNQGERAWKILAQALLQYPDDLNLLYTRAMQAEKRNDLAQMEKDLRLIIKRDPDNAMALNALGYTLSDRTTRYAEAKALIEQAHQLNPEDPAVLDSLGWVNYRLGNLDEAERLLRQALERFPDQEVAAHLGEVLWAKGNQREARQIWAKFLKEQPDSPILRSTIKRLTGSETL, encoded by the coding sequence ATGAATAGATCTTCCGCGTTGCTCCTTGCCCTTGCCTTCCTCGGCGGCTGCCAGTCCATGGCCCCCGTATCGCCGCAGAGTCCTGCGCCGGTGGAAGACAGCACCCCCGCCCCTGAAAAACCCAAGGTTTATTCCTCGTTCAGCGAAGAAACGGTGTTCAGCCTGCTGAGCGCGGAGCTCGCCGGCCAGCGCAATCGTTTCGACATTGCCCTGGACAACTACGTGACCCAGGCCATCAACACCCAGGACCCGGGGATTTCCGAGCGAGCATTTCGCATCGCCGAATACCTGGGCGCCGACCAGGCTGCACTGGATACCGCGCTGATCTGGGCGAAAAACGCCCCGGACGACCTGGAAGCCCAGCGCGCCGCGGCGATCCAACTGGCGCGTGCCGGGCGCTACGACGACTCCATGGTCTATATGGAGAAAGTCTTGCAGGGCAAGGGCGATACCCATTTTGACTTCCTCGCCCTTTCAGCGGCCGATACCGACCAGGACACCCGCGACGGCCTGATGAAGAGTTTCGACCGCCTGCTGCAAAAGCACCCGAGCAACGGCCAGTTGGTATTTGGCAAAGCGCTGCTGCTGCAACAGGATGACGAACCGCAAGCCGCCCTCAAGCTGCTGGAGCAAAACCCGCCGGAAGAAGGCGAAATCGCCCCACTGCTTTTGCGCGCACGCCTGCTGCAAAGCCTAAACCGGGGCAAGGAAGCCTTGCCGCTGCTGCAAAAGAGCATCAAGAAGTATCCGGACGACAAGCGCCTGCGCCTGACTTACGCGCGCATGCTGGTGGAACAAGACCGCATGGAAGACGCCAAGGTGGAGTTCGCCAGCCTGGTCCAGCAATACCCGGACGATGACGAACTACGCTACTCCCTGGCGCTGGTCTGCCTGGAAGCCAAGGCCTGGGAAGAGGCCAAGGGTTATCTTGAAGACCTGATCGCCCGGGAAAGTCATGTTGACTCGGCCCACCTGAACCTGGGGCGCATCGCCGAGGAGCGGGATGATCCGCAAGGCGCGCTGATCGAATACGCTCAGGTCGGCCCTGGCAACGACTACCTGCCGGCGCAATTGCGCCAGGCCGATATCCTGATGAACAACGGCCGTACCGACGAAGCCGAAAAACGCCTGGCTGCTGCCCGCGATGCCGAGCCGGACTATGCCATCCAGCTGTATCTGATCCAGGCCGAGACCTTGTCGGCCAACAATCAGGGGGAGCGCGCCTGGAAAATCCTCGCCCAGGCCCTGCTGCAATACCCCGACGACCTGAACTTGCTGTACACCCGCGCCATGCAGGCCGAGAAACGCAATGACCTGGCGCAGATGGAAAAGGACCTGCGCCTGATCATCAAGCGCGATCCGGACAATGCCATGGCACTGAACGCCCTGGGCTACACCTTGTCAGACCGTACAACGCGCTACGCCGAGGCCAAGGCCCTGATCGAACAGGCGCACCAGCTCAACCCGGAAGACCCGGCAGTGCTGGACAGCCTGGGCTGGGTGAATTACCGCCTGGGCAACCTCGACGAAGCCGAACGCCTGTTGCGCCAGGCCCTGGAGCGGTTCCCCGACCAGGAAGTCGCCGCACACCTGGGCGAAGTGCTCTGGGCCAAAGGCAACCAGCGCGAAGCCCGACAAATCTGGGCCAAGTTCCTCAAGGAACAACCCGACAGCCCTATCCTGCGCAGCACCATCAAGCGCCTGACCGGATCCGAGACTCTTTAA
- the hemA gene encoding glutamyl-tRNA reductase, translating into MAFLALGINHKTASVDVRERVAFTPEQLVEALQQLCRLTDSREAAILSTCNRSELYIEQEHLSADVVLRWLADYHHLSLDDLRASAYVHEDDAAVRHMMRVASGLDSLVLGEPQILGQMKSAYAVAREAGTVGPLLGRLFQATFNSAKQVRTDTAIGENPVSVAFAAVSLAKQIFSDLQRSQALLIGAGETITLVARHLHDLGVKRIVVANRTLERASILAEEFGAHAVLLADIPAELVRSDIVISSTASQLPILGKGAVESALKLRKHKPIFMVDIAVPRDIEPEVGELDDVYLYSVDDLHEVVAENLKSRQGAAQAAEEMVAIGADDFMVRLRELAAVDVLKAYRQQGERLRDEELLKAQRLLANGGNAEDILMQLARGLTNKLLHAPSVQLKKLTAEGRLDALAMAQELFALGEGASDSSSDKKPQ; encoded by the coding sequence ATGGCCTTCCTTGCTCTGGGTATCAACCACAAGACTGCTTCTGTAGACGTCCGCGAGCGCGTGGCGTTTACCCCGGAGCAATTGGTTGAGGCTTTGCAGCAGCTGTGCCGGCTCACCGACAGCCGCGAAGCTGCGATCCTTTCCACCTGCAATCGCAGCGAGCTCTATATAGAGCAGGAACATCTTTCGGCGGATGTCGTGCTGCGCTGGCTGGCTGATTACCATCATTTGAGCCTGGATGACCTGCGCGCCAGTGCTTATGTGCATGAAGATGATGCGGCAGTTCGTCACATGATGCGTGTTGCATCCGGGCTTGATTCGCTGGTGTTGGGCGAACCGCAAATCCTCGGCCAGATGAAGTCGGCCTACGCCGTGGCCCGCGAAGCCGGGACCGTAGGGCCGTTACTGGGGCGTTTGTTCCAGGCCACCTTCAATTCGGCCAAGCAGGTGCGCACCGATACAGCGATTGGCGAAAACCCGGTCTCCGTGGCTTTTGCTGCTGTCAGCCTGGCCAAGCAGATCTTCAGCGACCTGCAGCGCAGCCAGGCCCTGCTGATCGGCGCGGGCGAGACCATCACCCTGGTCGCCCGGCATCTGCATGACCTGGGCGTCAAGCGTATCGTAGTGGCCAACCGTACCCTGGAGCGCGCCAGCATCCTGGCCGAAGAGTTCGGCGCCCACGCGGTATTGCTGGCTGATATCCCGGCCGAACTGGTGCGCAGCGATATCGTGATCAGCTCCACCGCCAGCCAGTTGCCGATCCTGGGCAAGGGGGCGGTGGAAAGCGCCTTGAAGCTGCGCAAGCACAAACCGATTTTCATGGTGGATATCGCCGTTCCCCGGGATATCGAGCCGGAAGTCGGCGAGTTGGACGACGTTTACCTCTATAGCGTCGACGACCTGCATGAAGTGGTCGCCGAAAACCTCAAGAGCCGCCAGGGTGCTGCCCAGGCCGCCGAGGAAATGGTCGCGATCGGCGCCGATGATTTTATGGTGCGCCTGCGCGAGCTGGCCGCCGTGGATGTACTCAAGGCCTATCGCCAACAGGGCGAGCGCTTGCGTGACGAGGAATTGCTCAAGGCCCAGCGCCTGCTGGCCAACGGCGGAAACGCTGAAGACATCTTGATGCAATTGGCCCGTGGCCTCACCAACAAGCTGTTGCATGCTCCCAGCGTACAGCTTAAAAAACTGACAGCCGAAGGCCGCCTCGATGCGCTGGCCATGGCCCAGGAACTCTTTGCCCTCGGTGAGGGCGCGTCAGACAGCTCTTCGGATAAAAAACCGCAATGA
- the prfA gene encoding peptide chain release factor 1 → MKASLLNKLDVLQDRFEELTALLGDGEVISDQTKFRAYSKEYAEVEPIVTTYSQLLKVQADLEGAQALLKDSDPDMREMAVEEVREAKEKLVELEGDLQRMLLPKDPNDGRNVFLEIRAGTGGDEAAIFSGDLFRMYSRYAERRGWRVEILSENEGEHGGYKEIIARVEGENVYGKLKFESGAHRVQRVPATESQGRIHTSACTVAVLPEPDEQEAIEINPADLRVDTYRSSGAGGQHVNKTDSAIRITHLPSGIVVECQEERSQHKNRARAMSWLSAKLNDQQTSAAANAIASERKLLVGSGDRSERIRTYNYAQGRVTDHRVNLTLYSLDEILAGGVDAVIEPLLAEYQADQLAAIGE, encoded by the coding sequence ATGAAAGCGTCACTGCTCAATAAACTGGACGTGCTCCAGGACCGTTTCGAAGAACTGACCGCCTTGCTCGGCGACGGCGAGGTTATTTCCGATCAAACCAAGTTCCGTGCCTATTCCAAGGAATACGCGGAAGTTGAGCCGATCGTGACCACCTATTCGCAACTGCTCAAAGTGCAGGCCGACCTCGAAGGCGCCCAGGCGCTGCTCAAGGACAGCGACCCGGACATGCGTGAAATGGCCGTGGAAGAAGTCCGCGAAGCCAAGGAAAAGCTCGTTGAACTGGAAGGCGACCTGCAACGCATGTTGCTGCCCAAGGACCCTAACGACGGGCGCAACGTCTTCCTGGAAATCCGCGCCGGTACCGGCGGCGACGAAGCGGCGATCTTCTCCGGCGACCTGTTCCGCATGTATTCGCGTTATGCCGAGCGTCGCGGCTGGCGTGTGGAAATCCTCTCCGAGAACGAAGGGGAGCACGGCGGCTACAAGGAAATCATCGCCCGGGTCGAAGGCGAGAACGTCTACGGCAAGCTGAAGTTCGAGTCCGGCGCCCACCGCGTACAGCGCGTTCCAGCCACCGAGTCCCAAGGCCGCATCCACACCTCGGCCTGCACCGTGGCGGTATTGCCCGAGCCGGACGAGCAGGAAGCCATCGAAATCAACCCGGCGGACTTGCGTGTCGACACTTATCGCTCGTCCGGCGCCGGTGGCCAGCACGTCAACAAGACCGACTCGGCAATCCGCATCACTCACTTGCCGTCCGGCATTGTGGTGGAGTGCCAGGAAGAGCGATCCCAGCACAAGAACCGTGCGCGGGCCATGTCCTGGCTGTCGGCCAAGCTCAACGACCAGCAGACCAGCGCCGCGGCCAACGCGATTGCCAGCGAGCGCAAGTTGCTGGTGGGCTCGGGTGACCGTTCCGAGCGCATTCGCACCTATAACTACGCCCAGGGCCGGGTCACCGACCATCGGGTCAACCTGACCCTGTATTCCCTGGACGAAATCCTTGCCGGTGGCGTGGACGCAGTGATCGAGCCGTTGCTTGCCGAATACCAGGCCGACCAACTGGCCGCGATAGGTGAATAA
- the prmC gene encoding peptide chain release factor N(5)-glutamine methyltransferase — MTIIASLLRAAELPDSPTARLDAELLLAAALGKSRSYLHTWPEKIVSSEDALRFADYLQRRRGGEPVAYILGQQGFWKLDLEVAPHTLIPRPDTELLVEAALELLPATPANVLDLGTGSGAIALALASERPTWRVTAVDRVLEAVALAERNRQRLHLNNVTVLNSHWFSALKDHTYHLIISNPPYIADSDPHLVAGDVRFEPASALVAGHDGLDDLRQIIAQAPLHLEAGGWLLLEHGYDQAPAVRDLLLAQGFAEVHSRIDLGGHERISLGRRPC, encoded by the coding sequence ATGACCATTATTGCCAGCTTGTTGCGCGCCGCCGAGCTGCCCGACTCGCCGACTGCCCGTCTGGATGCGGAGTTGCTGCTGGCGGCTGCCCTGGGCAAGTCCCGCAGCTACCTGCACACCTGGCCGGAAAAAATCGTCAGCAGCGAAGACGCGCTGCGCTTTGCCGACTACCTGCAGCGTCGCCGCGGTGGGGAACCGGTGGCCTATATCCTCGGCCAGCAAGGCTTCTGGAAACTTGACCTGGAAGTCGCGCCGCACACGCTGATCCCGCGCCCGGACACCGAACTGCTGGTGGAAGCGGCCCTGGAATTATTGCCCGCCACCCCGGCCAACGTCCTCGACCTGGGCACCGGCAGCGGCGCCATCGCTCTGGCCCTGGCCAGCGAGCGCCCGACCTGGCGCGTAACGGCGGTGGATCGCGTGCTCGAAGCCGTGGCCCTGGCCGAGCGCAATCGCCAGCGCTTGCACCTGAATAACGTCACGGTGCTTAACAGCCATTGGTTCAGCGCCCTGAAAGATCACACCTATCACCTGATCATCAGCAACCCACCTTATATTGCCGACAGCGATCCGCACCTGGTGGCGGGCGATGTGCGCTTCGAACCGGCCAGCGCGTTGGTTGCAGGCCACGATGGCCTGGACGACCTGCGGCAGATCATTGCCCAGGCGCCGCTGCACCTGGAGGCCGGTGGCTGGTTGCTGCTCGAGCATGGCTACGACCAGGCACCTGCGGTGCGTGACCTGTTGCTGGCGCAAGGTTTTGCCGAGGTCCACAGCCGTATCGACCTCGGCGGCCATGAGCGCATCAGCCTGGGACGCCGGCCGTGCTGA
- a CDS encoding molybdopterin-synthase adenylyltransferase MoeB has product MLTDQELLRYSRQILLQQVDIEGQLRLKNSRVLIVGLGGLGAPVALYLAAAGVGELHLADFDTVDLTNLQRQIIHDTDSVGLSKVDSAIRRLSAINPEIRLIAHRVALDVDSLAAAVAGVDLVLDCCDNFSTREAVNAACVEAGKPLVSGAAIRLEGQLSVFDPRRPESPCYHCLYGHGSDTELTCSEAGVAGPLVGLVGSLQALEALKLLAGFGEPLVGRLLLIDALGTRFRELRVKRDPGCSVCGRQHG; this is encoded by the coding sequence GTGCTGACCGATCAGGAGCTGTTGCGCTATAGCCGACAGATTCTGTTGCAACAGGTCGATATCGAAGGCCAATTGCGCCTGAAAAACAGCCGTGTATTGATCGTCGGCCTGGGTGGTCTCGGAGCGCCGGTGGCCCTGTACCTGGCCGCCGCTGGCGTAGGTGAACTGCATCTGGCGGACTTTGATACCGTCGACCTGACTAACCTGCAACGCCAGATCATCCACGACACCGACAGCGTCGGCCTGAGCAAGGTCGATTCGGCTATCCGCCGCTTGAGCGCGATCAACCCCGAGATCCGGCTGATTGCCCACCGCGTGGCGCTGGACGTTGATTCGTTGGCCGCTGCCGTAGCCGGCGTCGACCTGGTGCTCGATTGCTGCGACAACTTCAGTACCCGCGAAGCGGTGAACGCGGCGTGCGTGGAAGCGGGCAAACCCTTGGTCAGCGGTGCGGCGATTCGCCTCGAAGGCCAACTCTCGGTGTTCGACCCGCGGCGCCCGGAAAGCCCGTGCTACCACTGTTTATACGGGCACGGCAGCGACACCGAACTGACCTGCAGCGAAGCCGGCGTCGCCGGTCCGCTGGTGGGCCTGGTCGGCAGCCTGCAAGCTTTGGAAGCCCTGAAGCTGCTGGCCGGTTTTGGCGAACCCCTGGTCGGCCGCCTGCTGCTGATCGATGCGCTGGGCACTCGTTTTCGCGAGCTGCGGGTCAAGCGTGATCCCGGTTGTAGCGTCTGCGGTCGCCAGCATGGTTAA
- the murI gene encoding glutamate racemase, with protein sequence MVKDAPIGVFDSGVGGLSVLDEIHRLLPHESLLYVADCGHIPYGEKTPAFIRERSRVVAEFFREQGAKAFVIACNTATVAAVADLRSDYPDWPLVGMEPAVKPAAAATRSGVVGVLATTGTLQSAKFAALLDRFATDVRVITQPCPGLVELIEAGDLNSPALRQRLQGYVAPLVEAGCDTIILGCTHYPFLKPLLATMLPPSIILIDTGAAVARQLQRLLGERHLLADGNPRATQFWTSGDPQHLRNVLPTLWKFSGVVRSFAL encoded by the coding sequence ATGGTTAAGGATGCACCGATTGGTGTATTCGACTCCGGGGTCGGCGGCCTGTCGGTGCTCGACGAAATTCATCGTTTGTTGCCCCACGAGTCGCTGCTGTACGTGGCCGATTGCGGGCATATCCCCTACGGCGAGAAAACCCCTGCATTCATTCGCGAACGTTCGCGAGTGGTTGCAGAATTTTTCCGCGAGCAGGGCGCCAAGGCCTTTGTGATTGCCTGCAACACGGCAACCGTGGCGGCGGTCGCGGATTTGCGTAGTGATTATCCGGATTGGCCACTGGTGGGCATGGAGCCGGCGGTCAAGCCAGCGGCTGCCGCGACGCGCAGCGGTGTGGTCGGGGTGCTGGCCACCACCGGCACCTTGCAAAGTGCCAAGTTTGCCGCGTTGCTGGATCGCTTTGCCACCGATGTGCGGGTGATTACCCAACCTTGCCCGGGGCTGGTAGAACTGATCGAAGCCGGCGACCTGAACAGCCCGGCACTGCGCCAGAGGCTACAAGGGTATGTGGCGCCGCTGGTCGAGGCAGGGTGCGACACCATCATCCTCGGTTGCACCCACTATCCTTTCCTCAAGCCACTGCTGGCGACGATGCTGCCACCGTCGATCATCCTGATCGACACCGGTGCGGCAGTGGCGCGCCAGTTGCAGCGTCTGCTGGGCGAGCGCCACCTGCTGGCCGACGGCAATCCCCGGGCCACGCAATTCTGGACCAGCGGAGATCCGCAGCACCTAAGAAATGTCCTACCCACACTATGGAAATTCAGCGGCGTTGTGCGAAGCTTCGCCCTGTGA